The sequence CGCGGATGATTCAGTTCGCCGTAAAGCTAAATTTCTGACTTTCAGTGCAGTCCTGTGCACTGATTCTTAAACGCGGTTGTTCCGGCAAAATTTTTTCGATCTATTCTAAGCAAAAGTCTTGCAACTTTTGCGAGCTGTGATAGACTCCCGCCCGCTCTAATCAGGTCACTTTCGTTTTCTAGTAAGAAACCCTTCCATAGGACATAAAGGAGGACCTGCGATGTCCATCTTCAAGATCAAAATCAAACCCGGCACGCCGGCGGTCTTTGACCCCAATCCGTTGCAGGCAGAGCCCAATGACAGCGTCTTTTGGTTTAACGGGGACACGGTTGCCCATTGGCCGGCGCCCGCCCCGAAAAAACCGACAGACCCGATAAACAAGAAGGCCTGGCTTGATTACCAGATTCCGCCCAACGCATCGTCGACGCAAATCGCCTTGAACCCGCCAGCCCCGTACTGCTTGAACTACGTTTGCGCCCTCCACCCAAAAGAAAAGGGCCAAATCAAAGTAGGTAATACCAAGAAGAAAGGCGCGTTCGGTTGCAAGACCAAAAAAGGCGCGTTCGGGGGCAAGACCAAGAAAGGCGCGTTTGGTGGCAAGACCAAAAAAGGCGCGTTTGCTCGAAGAACGAGGTGAGGCGAATTTCCAGACTTGACCGTCGCTGTTAATCGCAGACGGTGGACGCCGCTGCGACTATCCGCGGCGCAACAACCTACCTGAGGAGATTATTATGTTTGAGGAGACGACCATCACGAATCAAGCGGGCGAGCATCGTTCCGAGTCATCCAACATTGAGCGGGACTCTCAAACGAGCCGGCGGACATTCCTCCAACAAGCCATGATGACGGCGTCGGGTGTAACGCTATATTCGCTCATGCCACCACTCGCCACGAAGGTAATGGCCCAGCCTTGCCCTGGGGGTCAGCTACTGCAACAAATAATGGAGATTAAGAGCTCCGGCAAGGTGCTTCAAGCTGTACTCAAGGTCCTCAATGAACAACGGACCACAATGTCTCCGGCGGGCTGTGCCGTTGATAGCGGACAGATGCGTTACATCGCTGGTTACGATCCGGCGACACCGGCCAATGTTTGGCCTAAGCAGAAGGGCGTCCCGAACCCCGCACCGACACTTCGGGCGCGTGTGGGAGACAGAGTTCAAATTACACTCCTAAATCATGTCAACGTCGACGAATTTAACCAAACCCAAGACGTTGCCAACGCTAGTAAACCCCTCGATGTCGCCGAGCGTGGCGAGAATGCTTGTGATACTACCAAGTCCGTCGGACCTAACAGCAGTGTCAACACTTACCCGGGTGACCCGAGCTTTGAAAAGCCGCCGAACTGCTTCCATGGGTCGAGTTCTACAAATTTACACTTTCATGGTAGCCACGTCAGTCCCAGTGGAACCGCCGACAACGTGCTGCTGACGATTCGGCCCTCGCCCCGAGGACGCGACGGCAAACCGACGGTGAACGAGCAGACGGTGAAGCCTATCTTCGATCAGATATTTAAGGCATGCGCGCAGCGCCAGCAACCGATGCAGTGGGGCGACTGGCCGCCAGCGTGGCAAACCTGGCAAAAAAGGCTTCTCATATCTTATGACCAGAGCGCGGTATGGCGTGGCCAGCGCGGATTGCCTCCGAACCAACAGTTGTGGCCGCAAAACATAAAAGCAATGGCAGACAAGACGTTGCCGCAGTATTACATAGGCGCATTCCCCAACTGTTTCAACATTCCCGAATGGAATGGTCAGCCGGACAGCATGGGCCAGGCGCCTGGAACGCACTGGTACCACGGTCACAAGCATGGATCGACCGCACTGAACTTGCTTAATGGAATGGCCGGCGCGCTGATAATTGAGGGCGATTACGACGATAAGCTGAACCCCTTCGTTAAGAAACAACAGGTTCTGGTGCTACAGCAGTACGGAACCGTACTCAATCTTCTGCGCAGCGCCCTCGCAGGGCAAAGTCCCGAGCTGGTTTTCGTCAACGGCCAGTACACTCCGGTCGTGCAGATGAACCCGAACGAAATGCAGCTCTGGCGCATTGTGAATGCTTGTCACCAGGCCGCCGTGCCGATTGACAAACCACCCAGCGGAATCAAGTGGGTGCAGACTGCTCAGGATGGTGTGCAGTTCCATCAGCAGAATTACGATCCATCGGATACCGACGCGTCGTTTCCTGTCCCCGCGAGATCAAAAGCGCCGTTCGGCAGCTTGGCGCCGGGCAACCGCATTGACTTACTGGTGCAGGCGCCCAAGACACCCGGCACTTACAAGGTGACTTTTGGTGGTGGCACACTTCTGCTGACCATCGCGGTCAGGCAGGATCCTGCGGTTCCACCAATCGCGAATCCAATGCCGTTCCCAACCAGGGCGCAGTTTCCGCAGATGCCTGGATTCCTTGCTGACATCAATCCCAGCGCCATCAAGGTCAAACGGGAACTACATTTCAAGTCCACTGCGGATCCGTCAGTTGCGCCAGATATGAAACGGGGCAAGAACCCGCCGTACCCGCCGCCGAAACACACGATCGACGGTAAGCAGTTCGACGAGCACGTGGTCGATCAAACCATGCTCCTTGGCGCGACCGAAGAGTGGACCCTGTATAACGACGGAGGCGCGGCCCATCCTTTCCATATCCACATCAATCCGTTTCAGGTGATCGAAATTAAGGATCCCGCAGTGAACAATGGGAATCCGGTGCATTTACCTCGACCCTGGGTCTGGTGGGATAATTTCGCGATCCCAACGGGTGGCTATGTGAAGATGTGGACCCGGTTCATGGATTTCACAGGCATGTACGTTCTGCATTGCCACATTCTGGGCCACGAAGACCGCGGCATGATGCAACTGGTGCAGGTTATTTCAAACCGAACCACCATGGAACACAGGTAAGTCATTTACCTGAAGAACCAAGCCAGGGGTTGTCCGGTAGCTGACAACCCTTTCGATCCGAACCAGGTGCTTTCTAAAGCAAGGCACGATGCTGATGTCAGCCAACGAAAACCGCTGGGTTGAATGGGCCGGCGAATCACCCTCGCCTCTGCTTAACGAGAGTTTGCGCGCCGGCCTCGTCGTTCTTTGGCGAGCCTACATTGGCGCCCAGTACACGGGGGCGAGCGCATGGGATTTTGCTCAACGAATCAGTCGGCTGCATGAAGCCGGAATGACCAGCAGCGATCTCCGGTGGTTGGTAGCCAAGGGGTTTGCCGAGCACGGTCAGGAAACGACTGGTGACCGCGACTCCCGTCGCTCATTCCGCGAGAGCAATGGATATTTTTTCAACGATCACAGCTGTCTGATTCTCACGGGCAGCGGCGCCGCCCTGGCGGAAGATGTTTTTCGTGGACGCGTGCGGTCGCCTCAGGAAACACCGTCCGCGCTTGCCGTCGTGGCGAGCGAAACTGCGGGCCTCGAAACGGCGTCACCGGCTGCTTACGAAATAGAGAGACCAGAGACGTTCGCCCGAAAACCTCGGTGGCATGCCATTCGGCGAGAATTATCTTTCGCCGGGCGCATCGTCAAGCGATTCCGCGTCCCGGCGCGGAATCAGGAAACGATTCTGAGCGTTTTCGAAGAAGAAGGGTGGGCTGAACACATTCACGATCCCCTACCGGTCAATCACCTTGTTGACGCGCCTACCAGGCTGCATGACGCAATCAATCGACTCAACAGGTGCCAGATTAATCCGCTCATTCGCTTCCACGGCGACGGAAAAGGAACCGGTGTTTTCTGGGAGCTTAACCAGAAGGAGAGCTTGGACTGAATCGCAAGCGCGACTTGCCGCGCGGTTCAGTGGACGCTGAGTAGTGGGCTTTGACAACATATGAATGGTCTGGTGCTTTCGCTCGTTTGTGGATAGCGACACCAGATCGACACCAGATCGACGCTTGTGTCTGTGCTTGTGCTGGAAGATAGTGGCGAAACTTCGCCAGCAGTTCTGTGTGACAACCTGAAGCCTTTCCACTTTGCTTGATTAGAAGGAGACGACTATGACGAAAAATACAGTTTCAATTGAGTTGGATCGGGAATTCCTGGCTCGCTTCGAGCGCCTGCTGGGTAATCATCCGTCAGCGACCGGAGTGCATTGCGGCGATGGCGACGGAGACGTAGACGGCTTCCGCGGAACAATCGCGACGGGAGTCCACTGCGGAGATGACGTCGACGGCTGACGGCCTCTAATCCACGCGACGGTCGCCTTGGGAGTTCGAACTCTGCCAATGGCGACTGGGTGAAAATTACCAGGGCGGCCTACGCGAGGGATAACAAGACCGCGGCTCGGCAGGCGTGTGTGTCCGGTTCACGGATCGGATGTAGATGCGTTCAAGATAGTCGGCGTCCTCAGGATTTTCAGCGGGCGATCGTCTTTCTTCTTGCGGGAAACGAACGCATGGTTTCAAGGGGTACTCGAAGCATGCGCAGTTTAGCGCCCGAGACGACCTTGCGGTATGCCAAACAGTGGGCCGCGACTGCCGGCATAACCGAGGTGACGGACATAACCGATTTGGATGTCCTGGGCGTGCCGGTTTATGCAAGTATGCGACCGCAAGCTCGCGGGGACACTTTCACTTTTGGGAAGGGGCTGTGCCGGATTGATGCCGAAGTCGGCGCCTACATGGAGGCCCTGGAGTTTTTTTTCGCCGAACCGGGGATAGGCAGTGTTTCAACACACTGGGGGTCCGCAAGAGAAGTTGCCGGCCAGGAGCGCGCAGACGATGCGATTCTT is a genomic window of Pyrinomonadaceae bacterium containing:
- a CDS encoding multicopper oxidase domain-containing protein; this translates as MFEETTITNQAGEHRSESSNIERDSQTSRRTFLQQAMMTASGVTLYSLMPPLATKVMAQPCPGGQLLQQIMEIKSSGKVLQAVLKVLNEQRTTMSPAGCAVDSGQMRYIAGYDPATPANVWPKQKGVPNPAPTLRARVGDRVQITLLNHVNVDEFNQTQDVANASKPLDVAERGENACDTTKSVGPNSSVNTYPGDPSFEKPPNCFHGSSSTNLHFHGSHVSPSGTADNVLLTIRPSPRGRDGKPTVNEQTVKPIFDQIFKACAQRQQPMQWGDWPPAWQTWQKRLLISYDQSAVWRGQRGLPPNQQLWPQNIKAMADKTLPQYYIGAFPNCFNIPEWNGQPDSMGQAPGTHWYHGHKHGSTALNLLNGMAGALIIEGDYDDKLNPFVKKQQVLVLQQYGTVLNLLRSALAGQSPELVFVNGQYTPVVQMNPNEMQLWRIVNACHQAAVPIDKPPSGIKWVQTAQDGVQFHQQNYDPSDTDASFPVPARSKAPFGSLAPGNRIDLLVQAPKTPGTYKVTFGGGTLLLTIAVRQDPAVPPIANPMPFPTRAQFPQMPGFLADINPSAIKVKRELHFKSTADPSVAPDMKRGKNPPYPPPKHTIDGKQFDEHVVDQTMLLGATEEWTLYNDGGAAHPFHIHINPFQVIEIKDPAVNNGNPVHLPRPWVWWDNFAIPTGGYVKMWTRFMDFTGMYVLHCHILGHEDRGMMQLVQVISNRTTMEHR